ACGCAGCACATCACTGTATAAGGTTTGTTGTATCTCCTCTAACAGCCCGGCCAAGTTAATATCACCAATCTGAATTTGGCTTTGAATATCCAACAGTAATTCACTAGCAAGCGGGACACTTGCATCACTTAATTCAATACTTGATGGCTCAATAATGAACATGCCCCAGATAGTCTGCTTGGCGTTAAAGCGCCAGTTACGACTTGCAGTAGCAAGAACATATTGCAAAGTATCTGAGGATTTAGCTTGCAGATTACTAACGTCCACTAGGCTAAATTGAAGCCGTTCTTCAAACTGTAATTCACTCAAAATTTTTGCGACCAAATGAGTATTGGCCAACTGCCACTGAGCTTGATTGAACATTACTTCTCCTAACCCCTTGTAAAACTAAGTTTATTTTTTGTTGCTATTTTTGTTAGCAATATATTGACATGAGCCACAAAAATAAACAATGATAATGCAAATTATTATCATTTGCATTTAAGTTGTAGTTTTGTTGTATCGCTGCTTACTCATTCTTTTGGGCTTAAACCAAACTCTGGTGCTGGCTTTTTTGCCAGAACTATCGAACTTACTCGGGTTTAGCCAAAGCGAAAAAGACTTAGGATTAGTCACCCTGATCTTAAACCTGAACCTAATCACTTATTGGTTTGGCGTGAAATTTTGGGGAAATAGACTTAGCCAATTAGGCCTTTGGACTAGCACCCGCATTGCTGTGGGCGGCTTCTTGGCAGCCAATGTATTATTTTGGCTAAGCCTTTTTGCCAGCGAGCAAACTTCGCTACTGGTAGTTGGCGCAAGCCGTTTGTTGTTGGGTGTATTTAGCAGCTCTTTTGTTATTTTGGCTCACTGCCACCTTTGCGTGGTAAACAAAACTAACCTTGGGCAACTGGCCAAAACCAGCGGTGCCATCACCATTGGCAGGTTATTAGGGCCAAGTTTGGCCTTACTTCCTCTGGCCACAAATTGGCTTATGTTTAGCCCTATTTTGCTGGTTTTACCTGCCTTGTTGTATTGCCTTAGCACCACCCCGCCATGGTCTAGCGCTAAGCAACAGCAAACCCCAAATCACGCTATAACCCCATCTAAGTCTTGGCATTTTAAAAGTATTTTAAGCTTGGCGGTGCTAACCACTTCGCTAGTTAGCATTGTTCAATATTATATTCTTCCCCAGCTATTTAACTTTGGTTATCAGGGTGAACAAGCCAGCAAGGTATATGCCTCTCTACTGCTGTATTTAAGCGTGGCACTGATTGTTTATCAGTTCTTCTTACTGCCTGTAATCTCACGCTACTCGAGGCTTATTCCCGGCATATTTTTACTTTTTCTTGGTAGCGGCGCCATGCTACTTAGCCTCTCGGTTGCCAATTGGTGGCTGTTATTACTGGCATTAGCCCTGTTAGCTTTTGCCATTTCAGGCCTGCCAAGTTGGTATAGCCAACAAGCTTACCAAGCCAATTCATCACTTTCGTTTAGAGCAAAACGAAGTGCCTATTTAGCCAGAGCTCACACCGCTGGCTACCTGCTAGGTACCGCAGTAGCGAGTATCAGCTTATTGCTGAGCATCCCCCTGCTCACCCCGATTTGGTTGTTCAGTTTGGCAATGATCGGATTGATCGTTCACCTAAACCGACAAGCTCAACTGCAAGCAACTCTTACGTAACAACAATAACTAAGGTTCAAGGAAGATAATGAACAAACTAAACACTTTAAGCACCAAATTAACACCACTAGCACTCGTGCTGTTTGCCAGTTGTGGCCATGCAGCCAATACCTTGGAAACGGTGGTAGTCACCGCCAACCGGGTGGATACCTCAATCTCAGATATCGCAGCCACCATGTGGGTGATTGAGCAAGACCAGTTAAACCGCGAAATAAACACCGGTGCCGACTTAAAAACCGCCTTAGGTCGTCTTATCCCTAGCTTTGATTTTGGTAACGAAGGACGCACCAATTTTGGCCAAAACCTGCGTGGCCGCTCTGCGCTGGTAATGATTGATGGCGTATCGCTTAATTCAACCCGCGCAATTAGCCGCCAGTTAGACAGCATAGACCCATTCAATATTGCTCACGTAGAAGTACTATCGGGCGCAACATCGATATACGGCGCAGGCGCAGCCGGCGGTATTATCAATATCATCACCAAAAAAGCGACACCAGATGAAACCAAAGTTGAGCTAAGAGTTGGCGGTTCTTCTGGTTTTAACAGCAGCGAAGATCTCAACAAGAACCTAGCATTAGCAGTTTCTGGTGGTAGCGAAAAGCTACGAGGAAGACTGTCTGCAGCCTACGAAGGGCGCGGCGCATCCTACGACGCCAATGGCCAAATGATTTTGCCAGACATCACCCAAACCGATCTGCAATTTAATCAAAGCATCGACATCATGGGTAATCTTGAATTTGAACCCACCAGCGAACAGCTATTATCGCTTACAGGCCAATACTACAACAGCGAGCAAGATACAGAGTATGGCACTTATTTAGGCCCTAACTTAGCCGGTATTTTTGGTGCGCCAGAGCTAATTAGTATTCAAAAAGGCCTGCAATTAGAGGAGCAACCCGCCACCGAGCGTGTGCTTGTAAATGCGCAATACCAACACAACAACCTGCTAAATCAAACCATGCTGGCCCAGGCGTATTACCGCAGCGAGTCGATGCAGTTTTATCCCTTCCCATCGATTTACCAAGTAACCGGTTCGCCGTTACCCGGTAATAGTTACCCCTTATACGGCGCGTCATTACAAGAAACCGATGTACTTGGTGCAAAACTACTGTTCACTAAAGACTTTGATAGCCTAGAAGTTAGCTACGGTATTGATGCCGAATCTGAGTCTTTTTCTGCCAAGCAAAAAATCTTTGATACCAACACCGCGCTAGCCTCTGGCGGCATGAACTTTAAGCAAGTACAAACCCTGCAGCGCTACCCAGATATTGATACCCAAAAGCTATCGGCTTTTGGTCAAGCGAACTGGGATATCAACCAAGATTGGAGTGTATCTGGCGGCCTACGTTACCAATACATTGAACATGAAGTAGGCGACAATGTAGGCGTATTGCAACAACACTTAGCAGGCATTGGCGCTTACGGCCCAATTTCACCTGATACTATTAAAGGCGGCAAAACCGACTACAACGAGCTGCTGTTTAACCTAGGTGCGATTTATCGTATTAACGACCAACAACAGCTTTGGGCCAACTTTAGCCAAGGTTTCAACTTACCAGACCCAGCCAAATACTACGGCAATGGCACTTACAGTGGCACCTATGGAGACGGCCCAAGCTTGGTTGACAGCATTAACGTTGCCGATAACCGCCTTGAAGGGGTTAAAACTAACTCACTCGAACTAGGTTGGCGTACCGCCCAACAAAACTACGATGTGCAACTAGCGGCTTACTATTCATTGTCGGATAAAACCACCTCTTACGATCGCAGCAACCTAGCAGTAGTGGTGAACGACGATGAACGACGCATCTACGGGCTGGAAGGACAAGCCAACTACCTGTTCACCGAAAATTGGTACGGCGGTGTACAAGCGCATTTAATCAAAAGCCAAACTAAATCTGATGGCTCTTGGAGCGCACTAGCAGCCGAAGAAACCAGCCCATCCAATGCCGTACTGCGCGGTGGTTACGACAACTTTAACTATGGCGCCGAGCTGCAATGGCAAACTCTGGCTGACTACAGCGATGACAACGGCGGAGAGCTTAAGGGTTATTCGTTAGCTAACTTAAGCGCTTACTACGCCTTGCCGGTTGGCCAACTTAACATTGGTATTCAAAACCTCTTCAACAAAGACTACGAAACCCTATGGTCACAACGCGCGCAGATCCTTTACAGCAGCATTTCGGCACCAGAATTGTTTAGCTTTAAAGGCCAAGGCAGAACCTACGCACTTAGCTACAACGCTGAATTCTAGGGGATAGCGCTTGTTTACTTTTAATAATATTTCCCTCCAACTGGGGGGAAATACCATTCTCAAAAATATGAGTGGAACGATACAGCAAGGCGCGGTTACCGCGCTTATTGGTCCTAACGGCTCAGGCAAAAGCACCCTTTTGTCGGTGCTTTGTGGCTTGCAAGCCCCTTCCAGTGGGCAAGTGGAATTTGCTGGCCGAGCTTTACCAAGCTATAGCCGTGCTCAGCTAGCTAAAAAGCTAGCCCTGTTACCACAACGCAACCCCGTGCCAGCCACCTTAAATGTGGCCGACTTAGTGTGTTTTGGTCGTCACCCTCACCGCCCTTGGTACAAAAATATCTCTAGCAAAGATAAGGAAATCATTGATTGGGCGATGCAAGAAACTGGGGTTAAACATTATGCTCGGCAATTGCTTACCGATTTATCGGGTGGCGAATTACAGCGTGTTTGGTTAGCGATGGTACTTGCCCAAGATACCGAAGTATTAATGTTGGATGAACCGACCTCTTGGCTAGATATCTCTCACCAATTGAGCCTGCTTAAAATTGTTCGACGCTTGAACCAGAAATACCACAAAACCATAGTATGGGTACTTCACGATTTAAACCAAGCGGCGCAGTTTAGCGACCAAGCCATTTTGATAAATCATGGCCTCATTGTGAATAGTGGTGAGGCAAAACAGGTGATTAACGCCAAGGACGTAAGCGAAGTTTACCAAACACCGGTTACCAGCCACCAACTAGGGCAACAACAAATACTATGGCCAGAGGAACAGCAATGATCCTGCTAGCAACTCGCCTGATGTTTTTAGCAATAACCTTACTAAGCACAACAGCGGCTCATGCCGCGGGACAGCAAGTATGTTTGAGCAATTGCGTTAGCCTCGAGCAGCCTGCTGTGCGGGTAGTAGCACTGAATTGGTCTGCAACGGAAATGCTGCTGAGCTTAGATATTGTGCCAGTGGGAGTGACCTTAACCAAAGGCTACAAAAAGTGGCAAACCAACCACCCTGCACTGCCCGACTCGGTCACTGAAATAGGCCGTCGCCAAGAGCCAGATCTGGCCACTATCGCGAGGTTAAAGCCCGACTTAATTATCGGTTATGAATTTCGCCATCGCCGAATTTTAGAGGCCTTAGAGCACATAGCTCCTACTTTGCTTTACCAGCAATATCCCTCAGCTAAGCAAACTGACTTTAGTTACTTTGAGCAGTCGCAACAGGTGTTTAGTGGCATTGCTAAGTTAGTGAATAAAACTGAACTCGCCGATGCAACTTTACAGCGTTTAAGCCTGCGCTTAGCCGAGCTAAAACAGCAACTTGCAGACCAAGGTTTAAGCAATAAACCAATTGCTTACGCCAAGTTTGTTGGCATGGGTTACGGCTTAAGAGTATTCACCGATAAAAGCCTGGCAGGGGCGATAAGCCAACAGCTAGGGCTTAATTATGTTTGGCAGCAAGGTTTGCCGGGTAAAGATTTTATCCACCTGCAACTTGAGCAGCTGCCAAAGCTAAGCAATAGCCATTTGCTACTTGCGGGTAACCAAGTAGACGGCGAGCGCATGATGCATTCACCGGTGTGGCCTTTATTGCCTTTTGTTGAGCAGAACCAGTTATCGGAAGTTGTGCCCTTATTTAGTTTTGGTGGGCCACTGTCGTCGATAAAGATGGCTGAATCCTTTGCTAATTCACTACTAGATTGGCAGGAGCAACAAGGTGGTTAAATCTCTTTCTTCAAGCCTAGGTTTGCTGCTGTTACTGCTAAGCGCATACTATTTTAGCCGCCCCGCCATTGCACCGGTTGGTTTGGCAGACGCAATGCTGACTAATATTTGGCTACCTACCGCGCTGATGGCTTTATGCACTGGCGCACTGCTGGCAAGTTCTGGCTTCTTAATTCAAAACAGCTTAGATAACGACTTTGCCTCCCCATCTACTTTAGGAATTGCCGCTGGTGCGCTGCTTGGTGCAGTGCTAGTGCGGGTAATTGTGCCAGATGCCAACCTACAACTGGTATGGGTGGGTGCCTTAGTTGGTGGCCTGTTGCTGTCTTTGGCGGTATTAGCGGTTAGCCAGCTAATTGGAGGCGGCAAACTGCCAGTAGTATTAATTGGCATGGCGCTGGGTTTAAGCGCTGGTGCGCTATCTTCGCTGTTTATGCTGTACTTCGAAAATCAAACCGATGGCTTGTTTTTGTGGGGCAGCGGCCAAGTACTGCAAACCAACCCAGAAGTACTAAAACAAACAGCGCTACCCATGCTGGCATTTTTGGCCTTAAGCCTCTTGGTCTTGCCTAAGTTAGCGCTATTTTTATTAGGCGATACCAATGCCGTAGCCTTGGGTTTAGCAGTTAAACCTTGGCGCTGGACTATTTTGCTGCTCGCCATTGGCCAAGCTGCCTTAGCCACATCAATCGTTGGCATGATTGGCTTTGTGGGCTTAATGGCGCCTCACCTTACTCGCTTGGTATTAAGACTCGCTAAGGGCGAAAACAATAATGTCGCTTTACAATGGCTAGTCACCGTTATTATTGGTGCAGCCTTAGTATTAGCCGCAGAGTGGTGCTCGCGCAGCTTACTGTTTCTAGGGTATCGCTTACCAACTGGCGCTTTTACTGCCTTGCTTGGCGCACCTTACTTTGTATTCCTGCTCTTTCAACGCTCGGGTAAAGCGCTTGCAGCCGTGGAAAGCCAAAACATCGGCTTAACACCTATCATTCATGCCCGCCCTCGCGTGGTACTGGCTTCGCTTTGTGCTCTGCTTGGTTTAAGTTTGTTTTTTTGTTTGCGCAGCCCACAAGATGTAGGCGCAATATGGGTGAATCAGCGGGTGCTGTTGGCGGGTTTAGGTGGTTTTGGCTTAGCCTGCGCAGGTACGTTGCTGCAAACCTTATTTAAAAACCCCATGGCCAGCCCAGATATTTCGGGTGTAAGTGCGGTGGCAGTATTACTGATTGCCGTGGTATTGGTGTACTTTCCAGCTGCAAATCAATGGCAGTTAACCCTCGCCGCGTTGGTCGGTGGAAGCTTGGTGATTGGCTTATTGTCTTGGGGCTTAAAGCAGCAACTCAGTGTTGCCCAGTTAGCCTTATTTGGCATTGTAATTACTGCCTTTGCTGGCACCGCCACCCAGATTTTACTCACCTTTGGCAGCTCCACCGCCTCGGTCACCATGATGTGGTTAGCGGGTACCACCTACGGAGCAACCTTTGATCGAATTATCCCAATTGCTTCGGTTATCGCACTTTGCTTGGTTGCCATCATACCGCTATTAAGGCAGTTAGATTTAATGCCGCTTGGCGAAGTTATTCCTAAAACCTTAGGCCTGGCATTACAGCGCCAACGTTACTTGTTATTGGCTATTTCGGCGGTTCTCACTGCTATTTGTGTATCCAGTATTGGGGCGATTAGCTTTATCGGCTTATTAGCACCGCACTGTGCGCGGCTTTTAGGTTTATACCGCCACCAGCATCTATTACCTGCATCGGGCATTACTGGTGCCATTTTATTGATATGGGCCGACCGCTTAGGCCGCGAATTAATGGCGCCGAACGAAATACCCGCAGGCCTTATGGTATCGGTTATCGGTTCCATCTACTTCATTTTACTCTTGCTTCTTAGCTACAGGAATCGCGTGTGAATACACTCCAACAATTTCTCAATCAACGTGTGTCTTACCACGTTCATGAGCTGTCTTTGCCAGCGCCTAATACCCAGCAAATGACCGATATATTACAAGCGGCCATGAGTACCCCCGACCACGGAAAGCTAAAGCCATGGCACTTCTTGGTAATTAAGCAAACTCGCATTGAAGAGCTAATCAGCTTGCTACAAACCGCATGGCAACAAAGCAATAGTGAGCTAGATCCACAGCGAGCGAAACGCCTTGCCAGCTACTTAAAACAAGCGCCCAGCATCGTGCTGGTATCAGCCGAATTAAGCGAGCCTAGCCCCATCTCCAAACAAGACCAAGTGTTCTCTGCAGCAGCCGCGTGCCAAATGATTTTGTTAGCTGCAGACGCTTTGGGGTTTGGCGGAGTTTGGTATAGCACCGACGCGGTCGAACTACCTAATGTGCGCCAATTATTGGGCCTACAAAATAAGCACCAACCAGTAGGTTTTTTGGTGTTAGGTAGCCCAATAAGTAAAAGAGAAAAAGCCCGCGCGAATGCGAGCGACCACAGCTTCGAGTGGCTTGGCGCGGCAAACGTAAGCCCTTGGGGAGAAACTAAATCAGCCAATCAGGAGCGACTAAAATGAGTACCCATGCACTTTGTCAGCAGGCCTTTTTCAATAGCCTTTTGGCTGAAACCGCCAACAAACATCTCGAGGGAGAGTCGGTCTTTCTTCCTCTTTCTACTAAGGCCAGCTTGGAGTTAAAGCTACGTTACGTATCGCCCAGCTGGCGCCACCGTTATAGCGGCGAAATCATTTTGCATGAGGCGCAAAGCCAAAGCCCAATAAGCTTTAAGCAAGCTACTACGCTGGTTGTAAATGCACTTTACCCTGAGTTAAGCGAAGACAAAAAAGCCTTATTCTTACAGCGGGTGCAAGATTCTAATTGCTACATAAATAGCGCGGAGCAGGCACTAGCAGAGCGCTATACGCTTACGCTAGACCAGTTTATTATGTCGGAGCAAAGTTTAACTGGTGGCCACAGCATGCACCCTGCAGGTAAAAGCTGCGAGCCACTTAACCAGCAAGAGAAGACCCAATATTTACCAGAGTTTGCTGGCCAATTCTCGATAGAATGGTTTGCGGTACATAGCTCGCACTTAGCAGGCGAAAGTGAAGTTGGCGACCTGAGTGACAAGCTCAAACAGCTGTATAGCAACAGCGTTAAGATCGCCAAAGAGCCGAGCGAAATTCAATTTATCGATAAACAATGGGTGCCGTTTCCTATGCACCCCTTGCAAGCTAAAGCCTGGCGAGAAAGCCAGCAGGCTTTAAGCCTGAACGAAGTGGTAAAAGACTTGGCACTAAGCTCACCGGGCTGGACAGCTACCTCGTCTAGCCGTGCTATTTACCAACCACAACAAGCTTGGATGTTAAAGGTTTCATTACCGGTTAAGCTCACCAACTCTTTACGCCTATTAAGCAGCAAAGAAGCCAAACGAGGCATTCAATTTTCTCAACTACTTAACAGTGAGAACGGAGCAGAGTTACGCCAACGCTTGCCAAACAGCTACTTCATCGAAGAGCCGCTTTGGGCCAGCATTAACGACATAGATGGAGAGGTGTTAGATCTTCCACTCATTAGTTTTAGAGAAAACCCCTTCCATAAATCCAATCAAGAGAAAAGCCAGTTAAACGCAGCCAATGTGTATTGTTTAGCCAGCATAAACCAAGTTAACGCCAGCCAAACTGAGCCGCAAATAGTGAGTTGGATTAAGCACCATGCACAACAACAGCAACTGTGTTTTGAGCATGCTGCACTGCATTGGATGTCGACTTTTTGGGATAATGTAATCAAGCCACTGTGTATCGCACGTTCAGATTATGGCTTTGTATTGCTGGCCCACCAGCAAAATATCTTGGTCAAGATTGAAGATAATTTACCTACAGGCTCAGCCTTTAGAGATTGCCAAGGTATCGGCTTAACCAGCCAAGCATTAGCATTATTCAAAGATCAACTTAGCGATGGCGTACCTGAGTACTTTATGGAAGCTGAGCAGGTTAATCCTTATCACGCTTACTATTTGATAGGAAATACCTTACTCAACACCATCGCTGCCATCGGAGCAGGCGAGCTAATTAACGAAACCAAACTGTGGGATTTATGTCGTGACAAAATGAGTGAGCTTAGCGCCAGAAACCCAAAAGATAACTCTTTTTACAGCTATTTACTTAACTCACCAAGCCTTCACTGGAAGCGCAATTTCTATTGTTTTTTAGCCGACCATAACGAGGCTACATTAACCGACCCGAGCCAGATTTACTGCTCTATTTCAAACCCTTTTAAACAGCAAAAAGCTGAGCAATTAAGCTTTAAAAGCTTAGCCGGAGGCCGAACTCTGTGTTTCGCAGATGAACACATCTCGGATAATGCCATTAAGTTCGAGATTCGAGAGAACGGGACTAGCCTAAGTCGGGGTTTAATAGAAAAAGTAGGTGATTGGTGCCAACTCAGTTTTGAAGAAGATGATGCGCAGCTAAATGCGATTCATAAAACCGATGACTTACTATGGTGGAGTGCTGTTGAACATGGCTTGTTCCAACTTAAGGTAGCGGCCTTGCAAAGTAACTACTACCCCAATGCAGCCAAAGCATTAGTTGCGGAATCACAATATAAGGCTTTGAGTTTACGCCAGTTTTTGCAAACTGCGCCACTATGGCGAGAGCCGCAAGCAGCGCATCAGCCGCAAACCTTAGTGGCCACTAACGGCATAAAGCATCCTACTCGCCCCAACAAACCAACCGGGCAAGTATTTACCCGCTATTTTTATCACCTTAAGCGACAAGTCACCTTTAGGGTGATAGACAAACAGCGAGACTTAAGCTGCTTTAACCGCTGGCACAACCACCCCATTATCTCACCGGTGTGGGAGCTAGAAGGCAGCCTTCAAAGCCATACCGAGTACCTAAGTAAAATGGTAGATGACGCCCATCAATATGCCGTAATTGGTGAATTTGACGGCATTCCCTTTGGTTATTTTGAGGTGTATTGGACGCCGGAAGACCGCTTAGGTCCGCATTATCAATGCCAAGATTACGACCGAGGAGTACACATACTGGTAGGCAATTTTAGCTTTAGAGGCGGCGTGTACTTTGACACTTGGGGCTCGGCCATTTTGCAGTACTGCTTTTTAGATGAGCCCAACACCCAACGAATCATGGGCGAGCCGCGTGCCGATAATCACCGCGTAGTAAGCATTACCGAAAGACTAGGTTTAGAAAAGCAATTCGAGTTTGATTTTCCTCACAAGCGAGCGGCGCTATTGCAGTGCGACCGCGAGCGTTTTTTCACTCAATATGCGATTTAGGGATAGTAATATGAAGACTCAAAAAGTAGATCTATTAGGCGTTGGTATTGGCCCCTTTAACCTTAGTATTGCCGCGCTTGCCAGCACTAAATCGGCCCTTTCCACCTTGTTTCTAGAAAGAAAGAAGGAGTTTGCGTGGCACCCTGGCTTGTTGCTTAACGACGCAAAAATGCAAACCTCTTACTTAAAAGATTTAGTCA
The Agarivorans aestuarii DNA segment above includes these coding regions:
- a CDS encoding GNAT family N-acetyltransferase; this encodes MSTHALCQQAFFNSLLAETANKHLEGESVFLPLSTKASLELKLRYVSPSWRHRYSGEIILHEAQSQSPISFKQATTLVVNALYPELSEDKKALFLQRVQDSNCYINSAEQALAERYTLTLDQFIMSEQSLTGGHSMHPAGKSCEPLNQQEKTQYLPEFAGQFSIEWFAVHSSHLAGESEVGDLSDKLKQLYSNSVKIAKEPSEIQFIDKQWVPFPMHPLQAKAWRESQQALSLNEVVKDLALSSPGWTATSSSRAIYQPQQAWMLKVSLPVKLTNSLRLLSSKEAKRGIQFSQLLNSENGAELRQRLPNSYFIEEPLWASINDIDGEVLDLPLISFRENPFHKSNQEKSQLNAANVYCLASINQVNASQTEPQIVSWIKHHAQQQQLCFEHAALHWMSTFWDNVIKPLCIARSDYGFVLLAHQQNILVKIEDNLPTGSAFRDCQGIGLTSQALALFKDQLSDGVPEYFMEAEQVNPYHAYYLIGNTLLNTIAAIGAGELINETKLWDLCRDKMSELSARNPKDNSFYSYLLNSPSLHWKRNFYCFLADHNEATLTDPSQIYCSISNPFKQQKAEQLSFKSLAGGRTLCFADEHISDNAIKFEIRENGTSLSRGLIEKVGDWCQLSFEEDDAQLNAIHKTDDLLWWSAVEHGLFQLKVAALQSNYYPNAAKALVAESQYKALSLRQFLQTAPLWREPQAAHQPQTLVATNGIKHPTRPNKPTGQVFTRYFYHLKRQVTFRVIDKQRDLSCFNRWHNHPIISPVWELEGSLQSHTEYLSKMVDDAHQYAVIGEFDGIPFGYFEVYWTPEDRLGPHYQCQDYDRGVHILVGNFSFRGGVYFDTWGSAILQYCFLDEPNTQRIMGEPRADNHRVVSITERLGLEKQFEFDFPHKRAALLQCDRERFFTQYAI
- a CDS encoding iron ABC transporter permease → MVKSLSSSLGLLLLLLSAYYFSRPAIAPVGLADAMLTNIWLPTALMALCTGALLASSGFLIQNSLDNDFASPSTLGIAAGALLGAVLVRVIVPDANLQLVWVGALVGGLLLSLAVLAVSQLIGGGKLPVVLIGMALGLSAGALSSLFMLYFENQTDGLFLWGSGQVLQTNPEVLKQTALPMLAFLALSLLVLPKLALFLLGDTNAVALGLAVKPWRWTILLLAIGQAALATSIVGMIGFVGLMAPHLTRLVLRLAKGENNNVALQWLVTVIIGAALVLAAEWCSRSLLFLGYRLPTGAFTALLGAPYFVFLLFQRSGKALAAVESQNIGLTPIIHARPRVVLASLCALLGLSLFFCLRSPQDVGAIWVNQRVLLAGLGGFGLACAGTLLQTLFKNPMASPDISGVSAVAVLLIAVVLVYFPAANQWQLTLAALVGGSLVIGLLSWGLKQQLSVAQLALFGIVITAFAGTATQILLTFGSSTASVTMMWLAGTTYGATFDRIIPIASVIALCLVAIIPLLRQLDLMPLGEVIPKTLGLALQRQRYLLLAISAVLTAICVSSIGAISFIGLLAPHCARLLGLYRHQHLLPASGITGAILLIWADRLGRELMAPNEIPAGLMVSVIGSIYFILLLLLSYRNRV
- a CDS encoding ABC transporter ATP-binding protein, which gives rise to MFTFNNISLQLGGNTILKNMSGTIQQGAVTALIGPNGSGKSTLLSVLCGLQAPSSGQVEFAGRALPSYSRAQLAKKLALLPQRNPVPATLNVADLVCFGRHPHRPWYKNISSKDKEIIDWAMQETGVKHYARQLLTDLSGGELQRVWLAMVLAQDTEVLMLDEPTSWLDISHQLSLLKIVRRLNQKYHKTIVWVLHDLNQAAQFSDQAILINHGLIVNSGEAKQVINAKDVSEVYQTPVTSHQLGQQQILWPEEQQ
- a CDS encoding ABC transporter substrate-binding protein, which gives rise to MILLATRLMFLAITLLSTTAAHAAGQQVCLSNCVSLEQPAVRVVALNWSATEMLLSLDIVPVGVTLTKGYKKWQTNHPALPDSVTEIGRRQEPDLATIARLKPDLIIGYEFRHRRILEALEHIAPTLLYQQYPSAKQTDFSYFEQSQQVFSGIAKLVNKTELADATLQRLSLRLAELKQQLADQGLSNKPIAYAKFVGMGYGLRVFTDKSLAGAISQQLGLNYVWQQGLPGKDFIHLQLEQLPKLSNSHLLLAGNQVDGERMMHSPVWPLLPFVEQNQLSEVVPLFSFGGPLSSIKMAESFANSLLDWQEQQGG
- a CDS encoding TonB-dependent receptor, which encodes MNKLNTLSTKLTPLALVLFASCGHAANTLETVVVTANRVDTSISDIAATMWVIEQDQLNREINTGADLKTALGRLIPSFDFGNEGRTNFGQNLRGRSALVMIDGVSLNSTRAISRQLDSIDPFNIAHVEVLSGATSIYGAGAAGGIINIITKKATPDETKVELRVGGSSGFNSSEDLNKNLALAVSGGSEKLRGRLSAAYEGRGASYDANGQMILPDITQTDLQFNQSIDIMGNLEFEPTSEQLLSLTGQYYNSEQDTEYGTYLGPNLAGIFGAPELISIQKGLQLEEQPATERVLVNAQYQHNNLLNQTMLAQAYYRSESMQFYPFPSIYQVTGSPLPGNSYPLYGASLQETDVLGAKLLFTKDFDSLEVSYGIDAESESFSAKQKIFDTNTALASGGMNFKQVQTLQRYPDIDTQKLSAFGQANWDINQDWSVSGGLRYQYIEHEVGDNVGVLQQHLAGIGAYGPISPDTIKGGKTDYNELLFNLGAIYRINDQQQLWANFSQGFNLPDPAKYYGNGTYSGTYGDGPSLVDSINVADNRLEGVKTNSLELGWRTAQQNYDVQLAAYYSLSDKTTSYDRSNLAVVVNDDERRIYGLEGQANYLFTENWYGGVQAHLIKSQTKSDGSWSALAAEETSPSNAVLRGGYDNFNYGAELQWQTLADYSDDNGGELKGYSLANLSAYYALPVGQLNIGIQNLFNKDYETLWSQRAQILYSSISAPELFSFKGQGRTYALSYNAEF
- a CDS encoding nitroreductase family protein; the encoded protein is MNTLQQFLNQRVSYHVHELSLPAPNTQQMTDILQAAMSTPDHGKLKPWHFLVIKQTRIEELISLLQTAWQQSNSELDPQRAKRLASYLKQAPSIVLVSAELSEPSPISKQDQVFSAAAACQMILLAADALGFGGVWYSTDAVELPNVRQLLGLQNKHQPVGFLVLGSPISKREKARANASDHSFEWLGAANVSPWGETKSANQERLK